A genomic region of Leptotrichia hofstadii contains the following coding sequences:
- a CDS encoding YciI family protein, giving the protein MFIANLKYKKSIKEVNKVLEAHLEYLDKYFEKEKFICTGKKSFPELGGVILFDSNNLKEAKKILYEDPFYIEEIADYEIIEFQPVKFSQNFSIENLLN; this is encoded by the coding sequence ATGTTTATTGCTAATTTAAAATATAAAAAATCAATAAAAGAAGTAAATAAGGTTTTAGAAGCTCATTTAGAATATCTTGACAAATATTTTGAAAAAGAAAAATTTATATGTACAGGGAAGAAAAGTTTTCCTGAATTAGGAGGAGTAATCTTGTTTGATTCTAACAATTTGAAAGAAGCAAAAAAAATACTGTATGAAGATCCATTTTATATTGAAGAAATAGCAGATTATGAAATAATCGAATTTCAACCAGTTAAGTTTAGTCAAAATTTTTCAATAGAAAATTTACTCAATTAA